The following coding sequences lie in one Alicyclobacillus curvatus genomic window:
- a CDS encoding ATP-binding cassette domain-containing protein, with amino-acid sequence MLMQKSAVQSLKVEGVRKEWNGKSLFADVSFELFLGEKVALLGKNGTGKTTLLKAIMGHVTLDEGTVQHMIPLEEWGWLEQDLHVADNVSLIDFVKSGNLELADIARALSQLESQMSTSEVTPAVLDNYAILQQQYEVKGGYTFETEVEMSLTRLLLQKAVWDVPYAALSGGQKTRAQLARLMVRQPKGLILDEPTNHLDAQTLTWLADWLKQFDGTVLFVTHDRTLMDRVADAVLELKPDGCRRHKGGYSQFKAARELEMQTQTSLWEKQERERRDLMEAIRRYQQWYQQAHEAAGERNPFLKKRAMKNATRFKAKERELQRLESRSVERPRESATAMIEFEQRQFEARTLARLRNVRVTYQERVVLSGVTLDVERHHRIAILGRNGAGKTTLLQTLTGDVEAAGGDVTGEVMRHPELRIGYFEQELGRQDMQQTVLDTLLTVPGMTQSYARTILAGFLFRQEDVFKPLGVLSMGERCRAAFVQLYLSGANLLVLDEPTNYLDVDTRERVEEALLEYPGALILVTHDIYLIRKVANRIVAIEDGEVRVFDGSYDEFEQSRMTPVYQDRTTENRTRQLELLLAQLVGQDEPDTPEEKAALVRKIVATRRELDALRSLRDGK; translated from the coding sequence ATGTTGATGCAAAAATCAGCGGTACAATCCCTGAAAGTTGAAGGGGTTCGAAAGGAATGGAACGGAAAGAGTTTGTTTGCTGACGTGTCCTTTGAACTCTTTCTGGGGGAAAAAGTGGCTTTGTTAGGGAAGAACGGGACGGGAAAGACCACGTTGCTGAAAGCGATTATGGGTCACGTGACCCTCGACGAGGGAACAGTCCAGCACATGATACCTCTTGAAGAATGGGGATGGCTGGAACAAGACCTTCACGTGGCTGACAATGTTTCCCTGATTGATTTTGTGAAGTCCGGGAACTTGGAGTTAGCAGATATTGCTCGCGCGTTGTCACAGCTTGAGTCGCAGATGAGCACTTCTGAGGTGACACCTGCAGTCCTTGACAACTACGCGATTCTTCAACAGCAATATGAAGTAAAAGGGGGATACACCTTTGAAACGGAAGTCGAAATGTCGCTGACGCGACTTTTGTTGCAAAAAGCCGTCTGGGATGTTCCTTATGCGGCATTAAGCGGAGGGCAAAAGACGCGTGCACAATTAGCGCGGTTGATGGTCCGACAACCAAAGGGGCTGATTCTCGACGAGCCCACCAACCACTTGGACGCCCAAACCCTGACGTGGTTGGCCGACTGGCTGAAACAGTTCGACGGGACCGTGCTGTTTGTGACGCACGACAGAACCTTGATGGACCGTGTAGCAGATGCCGTGTTGGAACTCAAGCCAGATGGATGCCGACGTCACAAAGGTGGATATAGTCAGTTCAAGGCCGCACGCGAACTGGAGATGCAAACTCAAACGTCGCTGTGGGAAAAGCAGGAACGTGAGCGCCGTGACTTAATGGAGGCCATCCGACGATACCAGCAGTGGTATCAACAGGCTCATGAAGCCGCAGGAGAAAGAAACCCATTTCTGAAGAAGCGCGCCATGAAGAACGCGACAAGGTTTAAGGCGAAGGAGCGAGAACTTCAGCGGCTGGAGAGTCGCTCTGTGGAACGTCCCAGAGAATCGGCTACGGCGATGATAGAGTTTGAGCAAAGACAATTTGAGGCTCGGACCCTTGCTCGTTTGAGGAACGTGCGTGTGACATATCAAGAACGAGTTGTCTTATCAGGGGTGACGCTGGATGTGGAGCGACACCACCGCATTGCTATCCTCGGCCGCAACGGGGCAGGCAAGACAACCCTGCTGCAAACGCTGACGGGAGATGTGGAGGCCGCCGGAGGAGATGTCACGGGCGAAGTGATGCGGCACCCTGAACTGCGCATTGGTTACTTTGAGCAGGAACTCGGGCGTCAGGACATGCAGCAAACGGTGCTTGACACGTTGCTTACTGTGCCTGGGATGACACAGTCGTACGCCCGGACCATCCTGGCTGGGTTCCTGTTTCGTCAGGAGGATGTGTTCAAACCGCTAGGTGTTCTCAGCATGGGCGAGCGTTGTCGTGCGGCTTTTGTGCAGCTGTACCTGTCAGGAGCAAATCTGCTTGTGCTCGATGAGCCGACCAATTACCTTGACGTGGATACCCGCGAGCGGGTCGAGGAGGCACTCCTCGAGTACCCCGGAGCGTTGATACTGGTGACGCACGACATCTATTTGATTCGAAAAGTTGCAAACCGCATCGTGGCGATTGAGGATGGGGAAGTGAGGGTCTTTGACGGATCGTACGATGAATTCGAGCAAAGTCGGATGACTCCCGTCTACCAAGACAGGACGACAGAGAACCGGACTCGGCAGCTTGAACTGTTGTTGGCACAGTTAGTCGGGCAAGACGAGCCTGACACGCCGGAGGAGAAAGCGGCGTTGGTCCGGAAAATTGTCGCGACAAGGCGGGAACTTGATGCGTTGAGGAGTTTGCGGGACGGCAAGTGA
- a CDS encoding ABC transporter ATP-binding protein, producing MTTPVLAVHGLSKRVRNRTLVKDVSFSVFPGQVFGFLGPNGAGKTTTIRMLVGLIRPSAGEVRIGGYDIQSHALEAMRQVGCIVENPDLYPYLTGRENLLQLARMQGESAVHRVDEVAELVHLRDRLDEKVRTYSLGMRQRLGIAQALLGNPRLLILDEPTNGLDPAGIRELRTFLQDLAKTGLAVFISSHLLSEVELLCSHVAIIREGTVIQTGAIESLLSGASGDVIWRVEPVAPAKEVLRTVLSTFGDSANAQVIESETGLLSCPMSDEMIAEAAAMLPQQGCKIFEVTRRRISLEDFFLQTTK from the coding sequence ATGACAACCCCTGTCTTGGCAGTTCATGGACTGTCTAAACGTGTGAGAAACCGCACGCTTGTCAAAGATGTGTCCTTCAGCGTATTTCCTGGACAAGTCTTCGGATTTCTCGGCCCCAACGGGGCTGGGAAAACGACGACCATCCGCATGTTGGTGGGACTCATACGCCCCTCGGCAGGCGAAGTGCGAATTGGTGGTTACGACATCCAATCCCACGCACTCGAAGCCATGCGACAGGTCGGGTGTATTGTGGAAAATCCAGACCTCTATCCTTATCTGACAGGGCGCGAAAACCTGCTGCAACTGGCCAGGATGCAGGGCGAAAGTGCAGTCCATCGCGTCGACGAGGTTGCAGAACTTGTCCACCTAAGAGACCGCTTGGATGAAAAGGTTCGTACATATTCGCTTGGCATGAGGCAGCGCCTTGGTATCGCGCAAGCCCTGCTCGGAAATCCGCGACTGCTGATTCTCGATGAACCCACAAATGGGCTCGATCCCGCTGGCATCCGTGAACTGCGCACGTTTCTCCAGGACCTTGCCAAAACCGGTCTGGCTGTCTTTATCAGCAGTCATCTGCTGTCGGAAGTTGAGTTGCTGTGCTCTCACGTTGCCATCATTCGCGAAGGTACGGTCATTCAGACGGGGGCCATTGAATCACTACTATCCGGAGCATCCGGCGACGTCATCTGGCGCGTCGAACCGGTTGCACCAGCAAAGGAAGTACTAAGAACGGTACTGAGCACCTTCGGCGACAGTGCCAACGCGCAGGTCATCGAGTCTGAGACGGGACTTCTGTCCTGTCCGATGTCAGACGAGATGATTGCGGAAGCCGCAGCCATGCTGCCGCAACAGGGTTGCAAGATATTCGAAGTGACCCGCCGTCGTATTTCGCTCGAAGACTTCTTCCTGCAGACCACAAAGTAA
- a CDS encoding ABC transporter permease translates to MFWQLVSNEIIKMLRKRRFQVVLVILIVLMAVFSYAEHQAVLVITRQLGTTDWHVRLQQQITDELNRLHNPFLSAGEKAGIQATLAESQYELTHNINPYAPGAPSFMHGFMDEGILLLIPLFVIVIASDIVSSEMSGGTIKMLLTRGVSRTRILTSKLVALFLLVAMLFLAIAVTSYLVSGVFFGYGGFGLPVVMGFQSSVSGTVNLNHIYTLPQWQYLIMTFGLGFFACLAVASLAFMVSTLVRSTASSMGIMMAGLIAGTLLTALANNWALAKYLPVVNLQLINYLNGTPPPVAGMTFSFSLGVLVVWSVLALVVSFQVFARKDIMG, encoded by the coding sequence ATGTTCTGGCAGCTCGTGTCAAACGAGATCATCAAGATGTTACGCAAGCGACGCTTTCAGGTGGTTCTCGTCATTCTCATCGTCTTGATGGCCGTGTTCTCCTATGCAGAGCATCAAGCGGTGCTGGTCATTACCCGGCAACTGGGAACCACCGATTGGCATGTACGGTTACAACAGCAGATAACAGATGAGCTCAATCGGCTCCACAATCCCTTTCTGTCTGCTGGTGAGAAAGCGGGTATTCAAGCGACGTTAGCTGAATCACAGTACGAACTCACGCACAACATCAATCCGTACGCGCCCGGGGCGCCGAGTTTTATGCACGGCTTTATGGACGAGGGCATCCTGCTGCTTATCCCCCTGTTCGTGATTGTCATTGCTTCAGACATCGTGTCATCAGAAATGAGCGGCGGTACCATCAAAATGTTGCTGACGCGCGGTGTGTCCCGAACACGCATCCTGACCAGCAAACTGGTCGCCTTGTTTTTGTTGGTGGCCATGCTGTTTTTGGCCATCGCCGTCACCTCCTACCTGGTCTCAGGCGTCTTTTTTGGGTACGGTGGGTTTGGTCTGCCGGTTGTGATGGGATTTCAAAGCAGCGTGAGCGGCACGGTGAACTTGAACCACATCTACACCTTACCCCAGTGGCAATACCTGATTATGACCTTCGGCCTCGGCTTCTTCGCCTGCTTGGCAGTAGCGAGTCTCGCTTTTATGGTCTCAACCCTAGTCCGTTCTACCGCTTCAAGCATGGGCATTATGATGGCGGGCCTGATAGCAGGGACATTGCTGACAGCTCTGGCAAACAACTGGGCCTTGGCCAAGTACCTGCCGGTGGTCAACCTGCAACTCATCAATTACCTAAACGGCACTCCCCCACCCGTCGCAGGCATGACCTTTTCCTTCTCACTCGGCGTGCTCGTAGTGTGGTCCGTGTTGGCACTTGTTGTCAGCTTTCAGGTATTCGCGAGGAAGGACATCATGGGGTGA
- a CDS encoding trans-2-enoyl-CoA reductase family protein, whose translation MVIKPKIRGFICTTAHPVGCAKHVEEQVQYVKSQPNFEGAKKVLVIGSSTGYGLASRIAAAFGSGADSIGVCFEKPASDNRTGTAGWYNTVAFEELAQKDGLFAATVNGDAFSDAVKAEVIDLIRAHLGQVDLVVYSLASPRRTHPRTGETFSSVIKPVGEPFHSKTIDVHSGKVSEVTIEPATDEEIRNTVAVMGGEDWEMWIEALRDAGVLADNATTVAYSYIGPELTFSIYREGTIGQAKNDLEATAKRLNDTLSATGGRAFVSVNKAVVTQSSSAIPVVPLYISILFKVMKEQGLHEGCIEQMYRMYTDRLYTGSAAPTDERGRIRLDDLEMRPEIQDTVMKAWNDINESNLSDLSDLAGYRSDFLQLFGFDIDGVDYEADVNPDVPMAEAGTAK comes from the coding sequence ATGGTCATTAAACCGAAGATTCGCGGCTTTATCTGTACGACAGCCCACCCTGTGGGATGTGCAAAACACGTGGAGGAACAGGTTCAATATGTGAAGAGCCAGCCGAACTTCGAAGGCGCCAAGAAAGTTCTCGTGATTGGCAGTTCAACGGGGTATGGACTGGCATCAAGAATTGCAGCAGCTTTTGGCAGTGGTGCGGACAGCATCGGGGTCTGCTTCGAGAAACCAGCCAGTGACAACCGAACAGGCACCGCAGGCTGGTACAACACCGTCGCCTTTGAAGAACTTGCGCAGAAGGATGGCTTATTTGCCGCAACCGTGAATGGCGACGCATTTTCTGACGCCGTCAAAGCAGAAGTCATCGACCTCATCAGGGCTCATTTAGGCCAGGTCGATCTCGTTGTCTACAGCCTCGCCTCCCCCCGTCGCACACATCCGCGCACGGGAGAAACCTTTTCGTCCGTCATCAAACCGGTCGGGGAACCGTTCCACAGCAAGACCATTGACGTGCACTCGGGGAAGGTCTCTGAAGTAACCATTGAGCCCGCCACAGACGAAGAAATTCGCAACACAGTCGCTGTCATGGGCGGTGAGGACTGGGAAATGTGGATTGAGGCCTTGCGCGACGCTGGTGTCCTCGCCGATAACGCAACCACAGTCGCATATTCTTACATAGGTCCGGAGCTCACCTTCTCCATCTACAGAGAGGGAACCATCGGGCAAGCGAAAAACGACCTCGAAGCTACAGCCAAGCGGCTTAACGACACACTCTCTGCAACTGGTGGTCGTGCATTCGTGTCCGTTAACAAGGCCGTCGTCACGCAGTCAAGTTCCGCAATTCCAGTCGTACCCCTTTACATTTCCATTCTCTTCAAAGTGATGAAAGAGCAGGGGCTCCACGAAGGCTGCATCGAGCAGATGTACCGCATGTACACAGATCGGTTGTACACCGGTTCAGCCGCACCGACTGACGAGCGCGGTCGCATCCGCCTCGACGACTTGGAGATGCGCCCTGAGATTCAGGATACGGTCATGAAGGCTTGGAACGACATCAACGAGAGCAACCTGTCCGACCTGTCTGACCTCGCAGGCTACCGATCCGATTTCCTGCAATTGTTCGGTTTCGACATCGACGGCGTGGACTACGAAGCTGACGTAAATCCGGATGTCCCGATGGCTGAGGCAGGCACCGCAAAGTAA
- a CDS encoding RNA-binding transcriptional accessory protein produces MTDSSTQGSQWSTYVPLAPDYDKILAARLQLKSTQVRAAIRLLDEGNTIPFIARYRKEMTGELDEEQLRKIQASYEQEQGLYQRKSDVVRLLAEHGAFTDEAQAESLVKAVISATTLTEVDDIYRPYRPKRRTRAMIAKERGLEGLAEWLMAQAHARASQEETHRVAAEYVNVEGGVETPLEALAGAMDIFAEIVADDANTRKFIRQTTVRAGTIRSTAVDEAAESVYEMYYDYEESLGKLPPHRVLAMNRGERDGFLKVALRAPEDKILSYLVDTHVRGNTRRKAGPEVAGSASATHKDLSYVGQLLADAVVDAYKRLIAPAIEREIRAEFTDRAEEQAVQVFGENLRNLLMQRPLEGRVVLGVDPAYRTGCKLAVVDDTGKLLEVKVIYPTPPQNKVTESKKVIHDLLARYKVGLITIGNGTASRETEAFIADCGREYMEQTGLTVPYLIVSEAGASVYSASELAKEEFPHLDVSERSAISIARRVQDPLAELVKIDPKSVGVGQYQHDVSQKRLDDTLTGVVETAVNQVGADVNTASASLLSYVAGLNKTVAKNIVSYRDENGRFSNRKQLARVPRLGPKTLEQCVGFLRIHGGDVVLDNTPIHPESYPVVHKLLERTGTDASDLRDGDKRTMWLDGVRAASIETLSAEIGVGIPTLRDILGALERPGRDPREDVPPPILRTDVLKLEDLEEGMVLTGTVRNVVDFGAFVDVGLKNDGLVHISQLADKFVRRPMDVVAVGDIVQVRVIQVDAEKQRLGLSMKGHSGQTGYRAHD; encoded by the coding sequence GTGACTGATTCGTCAACACAGGGAAGTCAGTGGTCTACATATGTACCTCTAGCTCCCGACTATGACAAAATTCTCGCGGCTAGGCTGCAACTGAAGTCAACTCAAGTACGCGCAGCCATCCGTCTGCTTGATGAAGGAAATACGATTCCATTTATCGCCCGTTACCGAAAAGAGATGACAGGCGAACTCGATGAAGAGCAACTGCGAAAAATCCAGGCGAGTTATGAACAGGAACAGGGACTTTATCAACGTAAATCGGACGTTGTGCGCCTGCTCGCAGAACACGGCGCATTCACCGATGAGGCGCAGGCTGAGTCACTGGTCAAGGCTGTCATTTCTGCGACCACCCTGACGGAGGTGGATGACATTTATCGCCCGTATCGTCCAAAGCGGCGTACACGGGCAATGATTGCAAAGGAACGCGGCCTCGAAGGATTGGCAGAGTGGCTGATGGCGCAAGCACATGCAAGGGCTAGTCAAGAGGAGACACACCGCGTGGCAGCGGAGTATGTGAATGTCGAGGGTGGTGTAGAGACGCCTCTTGAAGCCCTTGCCGGTGCCATGGATATTTTCGCCGAAATTGTGGCGGATGACGCAAACACGCGCAAGTTCATCCGCCAAACCACCGTGCGCGCAGGGACCATTCGCAGCACGGCTGTCGATGAGGCTGCAGAGAGTGTATACGAGATGTATTACGACTACGAGGAGTCACTTGGGAAACTGCCGCCCCACCGGGTGCTCGCGATGAATCGCGGTGAACGGGATGGATTTCTGAAAGTCGCCTTGCGTGCTCCAGAGGACAAAATACTTTCCTATTTGGTTGACACACACGTACGTGGCAACACGCGCCGCAAAGCGGGACCGGAAGTGGCTGGCAGCGCATCGGCCACTCACAAGGACCTGTCCTACGTAGGGCAACTTCTTGCTGACGCCGTCGTTGACGCATACAAGCGGTTGATTGCGCCCGCCATTGAGCGGGAGATTCGGGCTGAATTCACCGACAGGGCCGAAGAACAGGCTGTGCAGGTGTTCGGGGAAAACCTCCGTAACTTGTTGATGCAGCGCCCATTAGAGGGGCGGGTGGTGCTCGGGGTCGACCCCGCTTATCGCACTGGCTGCAAACTCGCCGTCGTCGATGATACAGGGAAGCTGCTCGAAGTGAAGGTGATATACCCAACCCCGCCACAAAACAAAGTGACAGAATCGAAAAAAGTCATTCACGACCTCCTTGCCCGCTACAAGGTTGGGTTAATCACCATCGGCAACGGCACAGCATCGCGTGAGACCGAAGCGTTTATCGCGGACTGCGGCAGGGAGTACATGGAACAAACTGGACTGACTGTTCCGTATTTGATTGTCTCCGAGGCAGGGGCCAGCGTGTATTCCGCATCTGAGCTCGCGAAGGAAGAGTTTCCTCATCTCGATGTCTCGGAACGAAGCGCGATTTCCATTGCCAGGCGCGTGCAGGACCCGTTGGCAGAGTTGGTCAAAATCGACCCCAAATCCGTAGGTGTCGGTCAATATCAGCATGACGTCTCGCAAAAACGTCTCGACGACACGTTAACGGGCGTCGTTGAAACGGCGGTGAATCAGGTTGGAGCCGATGTCAACACGGCATCAGCAAGTCTGTTGTCGTATGTCGCGGGCCTAAACAAGACGGTCGCGAAGAACATTGTCAGCTACCGAGACGAGAACGGCCGGTTTAGCAACCGCAAACAGCTTGCCAGGGTGCCTCGACTTGGACCCAAAACACTGGAGCAGTGCGTGGGATTTTTGCGTATTCACGGTGGCGATGTAGTACTCGATAACACACCGATTCACCCGGAATCGTACCCGGTGGTTCATAAGTTACTCGAGCGGACGGGGACTGACGCGAGTGATTTGCGCGACGGAGACAAGCGCACGATGTGGCTCGATGGCGTTCGTGCCGCATCCATCGAAACACTGAGTGCGGAAATTGGGGTCGGCATTCCAACGCTTCGGGATATTTTAGGGGCTTTGGAGAGACCGGGGAGAGACCCGCGAGAAGACGTTCCACCACCCATCTTACGCACGGATGTGCTCAAGCTTGAGGACCTCGAAGAAGGTATGGTTCTCACGGGAACGGTGCGAAATGTCGTCGACTTTGGGGCATTCGTGGACGTTGGGTTAAAAAACGATGGACTCGTTCATATTTCGCAGCTGGCGGACAAGTTTGTCCGTCGACCGATGGATGTTGTCGCGGTGGGCGACATCGTGCAGGTGCGCGTGATTCAGGTGGATGCAGAGAAGCAGCGTCTCGGGTTGTCCATGAAGGGACATAGTGGGCAGACAGGGTATCGAGCGCACGATTGA